Proteins from one Escherichia coli genomic window:
- the cysE gene encoding serine O-acetyltransferase, translating into MSCEELEIVWNNIKAEARTLADCEPMLASFYHATLLKHENLGSALSYMLANKLSSPIMPAIAIREVVEEAYAADPEMIASAACDIQAVRTRDPAVDKYSTPLLYLKGFHALQAYRIGHWLWNQGRRALAIFLQNQVSVTFQVDIHPAAKIGRGIMLDHATGIVVGETAVIENDVSILQSVTLGGTGKSGGDRHPKIREGVMIGAGAKILGNIEVGRGAKIGAGSVVLQPVPPHTTAAGVPARIVGKPDSDKPSMDMDQHFNGINHTFEYGDGI; encoded by the coding sequence ATGTCGTGTGAAGAACTGGAAATTGTCTGGAACAATATTAAAGCTGAAGCCAGAACGCTGGCGGACTGTGAGCCAATGCTGGCCAGTTTTTACCACGCAACGCTACTCAAGCACGAAAACCTGGGGAGTGCACTGAGTTACATGCTGGCGAACAAGCTGTCATCGCCAATTATGCCTGCCATTGCTATCCGTGAAGTGGTGGAAGAAGCCTACGCCGCCGACCCGGAAATGATCGCTTCTGCGGCCTGTGATATTCAGGCAGTGCGTACCCGCGACCCGGCAGTCGATAAATACTCAACCCCATTGTTATATCTGAAAGGTTTTCACGCCTTGCAGGCGTATCGCATCGGTCACTGGCTGTGGAATCAGGGCCGTCGCGCGCTGGCTATTTTTCTGCAAAACCAGGTATCTGTGACGTTCCAGGTGGATATTCATCCGGCGGCAAAAATTGGTCGCGGTATCATGCTCGACCACGCGACGGGCATCGTTGTGGGTGAAACTGCGGTGATTGAAAATGACGTGTCGATTCTGCAATCCGTTACCCTTGGCGGTACGGGAAAATCTGGCGGCGACCGTCACCCGAAAATTCGTGAAGGCGTGATGATTGGCGCAGGCGCGAAAATTCTCGGCAATATTGAAGTTGGGCGCGGTGCGAAGATTGGCGCAGGTTCCGTGGTGCTGCAACCGGTGCCGCCACATACCACCGCCGCTGGCGTTCCGGCACGCATTGTCGGTAAACCAGACAGCGATAAACCATCAATGGATATGGATCAACATTTCAACGGTATTAACCATACCTTTGAGTATGGGGATGGGATCTGA
- the gpsA gene encoding NAD(P)H-dependent glycerol-3-phosphate dehydrogenase, with translation MNQRNASMTVIGAGSYGTALAITLARNGHEVVLWGHDPEHIATLERDRCNAAFLPDVPFPDTLHLESDLATALAASRNILVVVPSHVFGEVLRQIKPLMRPDARLVWATKGLEAETGRLLQDVAREALGDQIPLAVISGPTFAKELAAGLPTAISLASTDQTFADDLQQLLHCGKSFRVYSNPDFIGVQLGGAVKNVIAIGAGMSDGIGFGANARTALITRGLAEMSRLGAALGADPATFMGMAGLGDLVLTCTDNQSRNRRFGMMLGQGMDVQSAQEKIGQVVEGYRNTKEVRELAHRFGVEMPITEEIYQVLYCGKNAREAALTLLGRARKDERSSH, from the coding sequence ATGAACCAACGTAATGCTTCAATGACTGTGATCGGTGCCGGCTCGTACGGCACTGCTCTTGCCATCACCCTGGCAAGAAATGGCCACGAGGTTGTTCTCTGGGGCCATGACCCTGAACATATCGCGACGCTTGAACGCGACCGCTGTAACGCCGCGTTTCTCCCCGATGTGCCTTTTCCCGATACGCTCCATCTTGAAAGCGATCTCGCTACCGCACTGGCAGCCAGCCGTAATATTCTCGTCGTCGTACCCAGCCATGTCTTTGGGGAAGTGCTGCGCCAGATTAAACCGCTGATGCGTCCTGATGCGCGGCTGGTGTGGGCGACCAAAGGGCTGGAAGCGGAAACCGGACGTCTGTTACAGGACGTGGCGCGTGAGGCGTTAGGCGATCAAATTCCGCTGGCGGTTATCTCTGGCCCAACGTTTGCGAAAGAACTGGCGGCAGGTTTACCGACGGCCATTTCGCTGGCCTCTACCGACCAAACCTTTGCTGATGATCTTCAGCAGTTGCTGCACTGTGGTAAAAGTTTCCGCGTTTACAGCAACCCGGATTTCATTGGCGTGCAACTTGGCGGCGCGGTGAAAAACGTTATTGCCATTGGCGCGGGGATGTCCGACGGTATCGGTTTTGGTGCGAATGCGCGTACGGCGCTGATCACTCGAGGTCTGGCTGAAATGTCGCGTCTTGGCGCGGCGCTGGGGGCCGATCCTGCCACCTTTATGGGCATGGCGGGGCTGGGTGATCTGGTACTTACCTGTACCGACAACCAGTCGCGTAACCGCCGTTTTGGCATGATGCTCGGTCAGGGCATGGATGTACAAAGCGCGCAGGAGAAAATTGGTCAGGTGGTGGAAGGCTACCGCAATACGAAAGAAGTCCGCGAACTGGCGCATCGCTTCGGCGTTGAAATGCCAATAACCGAGGAAATTTATCAAGTATTATATTGCGGAAAAAACGCGCGCGAGGCAGCATTGACTTTACTAGGTCGTGCACGCAAGGACGAGCGCAGCAGCCACTAA
- the yibQ gene encoding divergent polysaccharide deacetylase family protein yields MFPFRRNVLAFAALLALSSPVLAGKLAIVIDDFGYRPHNENQVLAMPSAISVAVLPDSPHAREMATKAHNSGHEVLIHLPMAPLSKQPLEKNTLRPEMSSDEIERIIRSAVNNVPYAVGINNHMGSKMTSNLFGMQKVMQALERYNLYFLDSVTIGNTQAMRAAQGTGVKVIKRKVFLDDSQNEADIRVQFNRAIDLARRNGSTIAIGHPHPSTVRVLQQMVYNLPPDITLVKASSLLNEPQIDTSTPPKNAVPDTPRNPFRGVKLCKPKKPLEPVYANRFFEVLSESISQSTLIVYFQHQWQGWGKQPEAAKLNASAN; encoded by the coding sequence TTGTTTCCATTTCGTCGTAACGTTCTTGCATTTGCCGCTCTGTTGGCGCTCTCCTCCCCCGTACTTGCTGGCAAACTTGCCATCGTCATTGATGATTTTGGGTATCGCCCGCACAACGAAAACCAGGTGCTGGCGATGCCCTCCGCTATCTCCGTCGCTGTATTACCCGATTCACCGCACGCCAGAGAGATGGCGACCAAAGCGCATAACAGCGGTCACGAAGTGTTGATTCATCTGCCAATGGCACCGTTGAGTAAACAGCCGCTGGAGAAAAATACGCTGCGCCCGGAGATGAGCAGCGACGAAATTGAGCGCATTATTCGTAGTGCGGTCAATAACGTGCCCTATGCCGTGGGGATCAACAACCACATGGGTAGCAAGATGACCTCTAACCTGTTTGGTATGCAGAAAGTGATGCAGGCACTGGAGCGTTACAATCTTTACTTCCTCGACAGCGTAACCATCGGTAATACCCAGGCGATGCGCGCCGCGCAAGGCACTGGCGTGAAGGTTATTAAACGGAAGGTGTTCCTCGACGATTCACAGAACGAAGCAGACATCCGTGTGCAGTTTAATCGTGCAATTGACCTGGCGCGTCGCAACGGTTCGACCATTGCCATTGGGCATCCTCACCCTTCAACGGTACGCGTGTTGCAACAGATGGTTTATAACCTGCCGCCAGACATTACACTGGTGAAAGCCAGCAGCTTGCTGAATGAACCGCAGATTGATACGTCTACACCGCCTAAAAACGCTGTGCCCGACACACCGCGTAATCCGTTCCGTGGCGTGAAGCTCTGCAAACCGAAGAAACCGCTGGAACCTGTTTATGCTAATCGCTTCTTTGAAGTATTAAGCGAAAGCATC
- the yibN gene encoding rhodanese-like domain-containing protein codes for MQEIMQFVGRHPILSIAWIALLVAVLVTTFKSLTSKVKVITRGEATRLINKEDAVVVDLRQRDDFRKGHIAGSINLLPSEIKANNVGELEKHKDKPVIVVDGSGMQCQEPANALTKAGFAQVFVLKEGVAGWAGENLPLVRGK; via the coding sequence ATGCAAGAAATTATGCAATTTGTTGGCCGTCATCCCATACTGAGTATCGCCTGGATCGCGTTACTGGTGGCGGTTCTTGTGACTACGTTTAAGAGCCTGACCTCGAAAGTGAAGGTGATTACTCGTGGTGAAGCTACACGTCTGATCAACAAAGAAGACGCTGTGGTTGTGGATTTACGTCAGCGTGATGACTTCCGTAAAGGCCATATCGCAGGTTCTATCAATCTGTTGCCGAGCGAAATCAAAGCCAATAATGTTGGTGAGCTTGAGAAGCACAAAGACAAGCCGGTTATCGTGGTAGACGGTTCTGGCATGCAGTGCCAGGAGCCTGCAAACGCGCTGACGAAAGCAGGTTTTGCGCAAGTATTCGTGCTGAAAGAGGGCGTCGCTGGCTGGGCTGGCGAGAACTTGCCTCTGGTGCGCGGCAAATAA
- the gpmM gene encoding 2,3-bisphosphoglycerate-independent phosphoglycerate mutase produces MSVSKKPMVLVILDGYGYREEQQDNAIFSAKTPVMDALWANRPHTLIDASGLEVGLPDRQMGNSEVGHVNLGAGRIVYQDLTRLDVEIKDRAFFANPVLTGAVDKAKNAGKAVHIMGLLSAGGVHSHEDHIMAMVELAAERGAEKIYLHAFLDGRDTPPRSAESSLKKFEEKFAALGKGRVASIIGRYYAMDRDNRWDRVEKAYDLLTLAQGEFQADTAVAGLQAAYARDENDEFVKATVIRAEGQPDAAMEDGDALIFMNFRADRAREITRAFVNADFDGFARKKVVNIDFVMLTEYAADIKTAVAYPPASLVNTFGEWMAKNDKTQLRISETEKYAHVTFFFNGGVEESFKGEDRILINSPKVATYDLQPEMSSAELTEKLVAAIKSGKYDTIICNYPNGDMVGHTGVMEAAVKAVEALDHCVDEVAKAVESVGGQLLITADHGNAEQMRDPATGQAHTAHTNLPVPLIYVGDKNVKAVEGGKLSDIAPTMLSLMGMEIPQEMTGKPLFIVE; encoded by the coding sequence ATGTCGGTTTCTAAAAAACCTATGGTACTGGTGATTCTGGATGGCTATGGCTATCGCGAAGAACAGCAGGATAACGCCATTTTTAGTGCTAAAACCCCGGTAATGGATGCACTGTGGGCCAATCGTCCGCATACCCTGATCGACGCTTCCGGTCTGGAAGTCGGTCTGCCTGACCGTCAGATGGGTAACTCCGAAGTAGGCCACGTTAACCTGGGTGCCGGCCGCATCGTGTATCAGGACCTGACTCGTCTGGACGTTGAAATCAAAGATCGCGCTTTCTTCGCTAATCCGGTGCTGACTGGTGCGGTAGATAAAGCGAAAAACGCAGGCAAAGCAGTACACATTATGGGTCTGCTGTCCGCAGGTGGTGTACACAGCCACGAAGATCACATCATGGCGATGGTAGAACTGGCAGCGGAACGCGGCGCAGAAAAAATCTACCTGCACGCATTCCTTGACGGTCGCGACACCCCGCCGCGCAGTGCTGAATCCTCGCTGAAAAAATTCGAAGAGAAATTTGCCGCGCTGGGCAAAGGCCGCGTAGCGTCCATCATTGGTCGTTACTACGCAATGGACCGCGACAATCGTTGGGATCGCGTTGAAAAAGCGTATGACCTGCTGACGCTGGCGCAGGGCGAATTCCAGGCCGACACCGCTGTTGCCGGTTTGCAGGCTGCTTATGCTCGCGACGAAAACGACGAATTCGTGAAAGCGACCGTTATCCGTGCTGAAGGCCAGCCAGACGCGGCAATGGAAGACGGCGATGCGCTGATTTTCATGAACTTCCGTGCTGACCGCGCGCGTGAAATCACTCGTGCTTTCGTGAACGCTGATTTCGACGGCTTCGCGCGTAAGAAAGTGGTTAACATCGATTTCGTGATGCTGACCGAATACGCCGCTGATATCAAAACTGCGGTTGCTTACCCGCCAGCTTCTCTGGTTAACACCTTCGGCGAGTGGATGGCGAAAAACGACAAAACTCAACTGCGTATTTCCGAAACCGAAAAATATGCTCACGTCACTTTCTTCTTTAACGGTGGTGTAGAAGAGTCGTTCAAAGGCGAAGACCGCATTCTGATCAACTCGCCGAAAGTGGCAACTTACGACCTGCAGCCAGAAATGAGCTCCGCAGAGCTGACCGAAAAACTGGTTGCGGCCATCAAGAGCGGCAAATACGACACTATCATCTGTAACTATCCTAACGGCGACATGGTAGGTCACACCGGGGTGATGGAAGCAGCGGTTAAAGCCGTTGAAGCGCTGGATCACTGCGTGGATGAAGTTGCGAAAGCGGTTGAGTCCGTGGGTGGACAACTGCTGATCACCGCTGACCACGGTAACGCTGAACAGATGCGCGATCCGGCAACGGGTCAGGCGCACACAGCGCACACCAATCTGCCTGTTCCGCTGATTTACGTTGGCGATAAGAACGTGAAAGCGGTTGAAGGCGGCAAACTTTCTGACATCGCGCCGACCATGTTGTCGCTGATGGGTATGGAAATCCCGCAAGAGATGACTGGTAAGCCGCTGTTCATCGTGGAATAA
- the secB gene encoding protein-export chaperone SecB, with product MSEQNNTEMTFQIQRIYTKDISFEAPNAPHVFQKDWQPEVKLDLDTASSQLADDVYEVVLRVTVTASLGEETAFLCEVQQGGIFSIAGIEGTQMAHCLGAYCPNILFPYARECITSMVSRGTFPQLNLAPVNFDALFMNYLQQQAGEGTEEHQDA from the coding sequence ATGTCAGAACAAAACAACACTGAAATGACTTTCCAGATCCAACGTATTTATACCAAGGATATCTCTTTCGAAGCGCCGAATGCGCCGCACGTTTTCCAGAAAGATTGGCAGCCAGAAGTTAAACTTGATCTGGATACGGCATCTTCTCAACTGGCAGATGACGTTTACGAAGTGGTACTGCGTGTTACCGTAACGGCATCCCTGGGCGAAGAAACTGCGTTCCTGTGCGAAGTTCAGCAGGGCGGTATTTTCTCCATCGCGGGTATCGAAGGCACCCAGATGGCACATTGCCTGGGCGCGTACTGCCCGAACATTCTGTTCCCGTATGCTCGTGAGTGCATCACCAGCATGGTATCCCGCGGTACATTCCCGCAACTGAACCTTGCGCCGGTTAACTTCGATGCGCTGTTCATGAACTATTTGCAGCAGCAGGCTGGCGAAGGTACTGAAGAACATCAGGATGCCTGA
- the grxC gene encoding glutaredoxin 3: MANVEIYTKETCPYCHRAKALLSSKGVSFQELPIDGNAAKREEMIKRSGRTTVPQIFIDAQHIGGCDDLYALDARGGLDPLLK; encoded by the coding sequence ATGGCCAATGTTGAAATCTATACCAAAGAAACCTGCCCGTATTGCCATCGTGCGAAAGCACTGCTGAGCAGCAAGGGTGTGAGTTTTCAGGAGTTGCCGATCGATGGCAACGCCGCTAAGCGTGAAGAGATGATCAAACGCAGCGGTCGCACCACGGTTCCGCAGATTTTTATTGACGCACAGCACATTGGCGGCTGTGATGACTTGTATGCATTGGATGCACGTGGTGGACTGGATCCCCTGCTGAAATAA
- the envC gene encoding murein hydrolase activator EnvC, translated as MTRAVKPRRFAIRPIIYASVLSAGVLLCAFSAHADDRDQLKSIQADIAAKERAVRQKQQQRASLLAQLKKQEEAISEATRKLRETQNTLNQLNKQIDGMNASIAKLEQQKAAQERSLAAQLDAAFRQGEHTGIQLILSGEESQRGQRLQAYFGYLNQARQETIAQLKQTREEVAMQRAELEEKQSEQQTLLYEQRAQQAKLTQALNERKKTLAGLESSIQQGQQQLSELRANESRLRNSIARAEAAAKARAEREAREAQAVRDRQKEATRKGTTYKPTESEKSLMSRTGGLGAPRGQAFWPVRGPTLHRYGEQLQGELRWKGMVIGASEGTEVKAIADGRVILADWLQGYGLVVVVEHGKGDMSLYGYNQSALVSVGSQVRAGQPIALVGSSGGQGRPSLYFEIRRQGQAVNPQPWLGR; from the coding sequence ATGACACGGGCCGTGAAACCGCGCAGGTTTGCAATCAGGCCCATCATCTACGCCAGCGTTCTTAGCGCTGGCGTATTGTTGTGCGCCTTTTCCGCCCACGCGGATGATCGCGACCAACTCAAATCTATTCAGGCCGATATCGCCGCGAAAGAGCGCGCGGTACGCCAAAAGCAACAACAACGCGCAAGCCTGCTCGCACAATTGAAAAAGCAGGAAGAAGCGATCTCTGAAGCCACTCGCAAGCTGCGCGAAACGCAAAACACACTCAATCAACTGAATAAACAGATTGATGGGATGAACGCGTCGATTGCCAAACTGGAGCAGCAAAAAGCCGCTCAGGAACGCAGCCTCGCCGCGCAACTGGATGCCGCGTTTCGTCAGGGCGAGCATACCGGTATTCAGCTCATTCTCAGCGGTGAAGAAAGCCAGCGTGGTCAGCGTTTACAGGCTTATTTCGGTTATCTCAACCAGGCGCGACAAGAAACCATTGCTCAGTTGAAACAAACGCGTGAAGAAGTCGCTATGCAACGCGCCGAGCTGGAAGAGAAACAGAGCGAGCAACAAACACTGTTATATGAGCAGCGCGCCCAACAGGCGAAGCTGACCCAGGCGCTGAACGAGCGTAAAAAGACGCTGGCTGGGCTAGAGTCTTCCATCCAGCAAGGTCAACAACAGTTGAGCGAGCTGCGCGCCAACGAATCTCGTCTACGTAACAGCATTGCCCGTGCGGAAGCGGCAGCGAAAGCGCGTGCTGAACGTGAGGCGCGCGAAGCCCAGGCGGTTCGCGACCGTCAGAAAGAAGCGACGCGCAAAGGCACCACCTACAAACCGACCGAAAGCGAAAAATCGCTGATGTCCCGAACTGGTGGCCTGGGCGCGCCGCGTGGTCAGGCATTCTGGCCGGTTCGCGGGCCGACGCTGCATCGTTATGGCGAGCAGCTACAGGGTGAGCTGCGCTGGAAAGGGATGGTGATTGGTGCTTCTGAAGGTACTGAAGTTAAAGCGATTGCCGACGGTCGGGTGATTCTGGCTGACTGGCTGCAAGGCTACGGTCTGGTGGTGGTGGTTGAGCATGGTAAAGGCGACATGAGTCTTTACGGCTATAATCAGAGCGCACTGGTGAGCGTTGGTTCGCAGGTTCGCGCGGGCCAGCCAATTGCACTGGTGGGCAGCAGTGGCGGTCAGGGTCGGCCTTCACTCTATTTCGAAATTCGCCGCCAGGGTCAGGCGGTCAATCCACAGCCGTGGTTGGGAAGATAA
- the trmL gene encoding tRNA (uridine(34)/cytosine(34)/5-carboxymethylaminomethyluridine(34)-2'-O)-methyltransferase TrmL — protein sequence MLNIVLYEPEIPPNTGNIIRLCANTGFRLHIIEPMGFAWDDKRLRRAGLDYHEFTAVTRHHNYAAFLKAENPQRLFALTTKGTPAHSAVSYQDGDYLMFGPETRGLPSSILDALPAEQKIRIPMVPDSRSMNLSNAVSVVVYEAWRQLGYPGAVLRD from the coding sequence ATGCTAAACATCGTACTTTACGAACCAGAAATTCCGCCAAACACTGGCAACATCATCCGTCTTTGCGCCAACACCGGCTTTCGCCTGCATATCATCGAACCGATGGGATTTGCCTGGGACGATAAGCGCCTGCGCCGTGCGGGGCTGGACTACCACGAATTTACCGCCGTTACGCGCCATCATAACTATGCCGCGTTTCTTAAGGCTGAAAACCCGCAGCGTCTGTTTGCCCTCACCACGAAAGGTACGCCTGCTCACAGCGCCGTAAGTTACCAGGATGGCGACTATCTGATGTTTGGCCCGGAAACGCGCGGCCTGCCCTCAAGCATTCTTGATGCCCTGCCCGCTGAACAAAAAATTCGTATTCCAATGGTGCCGGACAGCCGCAGCATGAACCTGTCCAATGCGGTGTCGGTCGTGGTGTATGAAGCCTGGCGGCAGTTGGGGTATCCGGGAGCGGTGTTGAGAGATTAG